The Rhinopithecus roxellana isolate Shanxi Qingling chromosome 14, ASM756505v1, whole genome shotgun sequence genome includes a window with the following:
- the LOC104673094 gene encoding E3 ubiquitin-protein ligase ARIH2-like isoform X2: MSHSAPEPLLKFVQGKDEITGDEYDGVDRVEMSCGHAVDPENLKLWCRQLIKQGKYTLHCPAEVKGKKCGAQWLYPEVRRCTQLSESEQQEFEEGLARAAMRHYCNLKVCPGCRSLVERKDPVELRVHCTVCCAIRGVPYDFCWQCMQAWKGPMLSSNRCGNKDCRDPILHILATCATKDLPDSSIQACPSIRACPECGLLIEHKERCKYVTCSRCDTKFCFACLETAQACEAAKPASWFKWCAKPLAPRQSHVPVWSPYQQRLLLQGQPLELEAFQPRVVFAQQPAANEGRCLIL; the protein is encoded by the exons GGGACGAGTATGACGGTGTGGACAGGGTGGAGATGAGCTGTGGGCATGCAGTGGACCCAGAGAACCTGAAGCTCTGGTGCCGCCAGCTGATAAAACAG GGCAAGTACACACTCCACTGCCCTGCGGAAGTAAAGGGGAAGAAGTGTGGGGCCCAGTGGCTCTACCCGGAGGTACGCCGCTGCACCCAGCTGAGCGAATCTGAGCAGCAGGAGTTTGAGGAAGGACTTGCCCGGGCTGCAATGAGACACTACTGCAACCTGAAAGTG TGCCCAGGCTGCAGGAGCCTCGTGGAGCGGAAGGATCCAGTCGAGCTTCGGGTGCATTGCACAGTCTGCTGCGCCATACGGGGTGTGCCCTACGACTTCTGCTGGCAGTGCATGCAGGCCTGGAAAGGGCCTATGTTGTCCTCGAACCGTTGTGGCAACAAGGACTGCAGGGACCCGATCCTGCACATCCTCGCCACCTGTGCCACCAAGGACCTCCCAGACAGCTCGATCCAAGCCTGCCCTTCCATCCGGGCCTGCCCCGAGTGCGGGCTGCTCATCGAGCACAAGGAGCGGTGCAAGTACGTGACATGCTCCCGGTGCGACACGAAGTTCTGCTTCGCCTGCCTGGAGACGGCTCAGGCCTGCGAGGCGGCCAAGCCAGCCAGCTGGTTTAAGTGGTGCGCCAAGCCCCTGGCCCCACGGCAAAGCCATGTTCCTGTGTGGAGCCCATACCAACAGAGATTGCTGTTGCAAGGCCAGCCTCTTGAGTTGGAAGCCTTTCAACCGAGAGTTGTTTTTGCCCAGCAGCCAGCGGCAAATGAGGGGAGATGTTTGATTTTATGA